A single region of the Mycobacterium lentiflavum genome encodes:
- the miaB gene encoding tRNA (N6-isopentenyl adenosine(37)-C2)-methylthiotransferase MiaB translates to MTSTVAPDAASLAGPVAGSGRTYQVRTYGCQMNVHDSERLAGLLEAAGYRRADEGADADVVVFNTCAVRENADNKLYGNISHLAPRKRDNPDFQIAVGGCLAQKDRDSLLRKAPWVDVVFGTHNIGSLPTLLERARHNKVAQVEIVEALQEFPSSLPSARESAYAAWVSISVGCNNSCTFCIVPSLRGKEVDRSPADILAEVRSLVADGVLEVTLLGQNVNAYGVSFADPAVPRNRGAFADLLRACADIDGLERVRFTSPHPAEFTDDVIDAMARTPNVCPALHMPLQSGSDRMLRAMRRSYRAERYLGIIDRVRAAMPQAAITTDLIVGFPGETEEDFAATLDVVRQARFAAAFTFQYSKRPGTPAAELDCQLPKDVVQERYMRLIELQEQISLEGNRELIGQRVELLVATGEGRKDARTARMTGRARDGRLVHFTADTRVRPGDIVTTAVTEAAPHHLIADAGILTHRRTRAGDAHAAGRRPRGIGLGMPGIGPAIQPVETQGCAR, encoded by the coding sequence GTGACTTCGACAGTGGCGCCGGATGCCGCGAGCCTGGCCGGGCCCGTGGCGGGGTCGGGGCGCACCTATCAAGTCCGCACCTACGGATGCCAGATGAACGTCCACGACTCCGAGCGGTTGGCGGGTCTGCTCGAGGCCGCCGGCTACCGACGCGCCGACGAGGGTGCCGACGCGGATGTGGTGGTCTTCAACACCTGCGCGGTGCGCGAAAACGCCGACAACAAGCTGTACGGCAACATCAGCCACCTGGCCCCGCGCAAACGCGACAACCCCGACTTCCAGATCGCCGTCGGTGGCTGCCTGGCCCAGAAAGACCGAGACTCCCTGCTGCGCAAGGCGCCATGGGTCGATGTGGTCTTCGGCACGCACAACATCGGGTCGCTGCCGACCCTGCTGGAGCGGGCCCGGCACAACAAAGTCGCCCAGGTGGAGATCGTCGAGGCGCTGCAGGAATTCCCATCGTCGCTGCCGAGTGCCCGCGAATCCGCCTATGCCGCTTGGGTTTCCATCTCCGTCGGCTGCAACAACAGCTGCACTTTCTGCATCGTCCCGTCGCTGCGCGGCAAGGAGGTCGACCGCAGCCCGGCCGACATCCTCGCCGAAGTGCGATCGTTGGTCGCCGACGGCGTGCTGGAAGTCACGCTGCTCGGGCAGAACGTCAACGCCTATGGTGTCTCGTTCGCCGATCCCGCCGTGCCCCGCAATCGCGGCGCCTTCGCCGATCTGCTGCGGGCCTGCGCAGACATCGACGGACTGGAACGCGTGCGGTTCACCTCGCCGCACCCGGCCGAATTCACCGACGACGTCATCGATGCGATGGCCCGGACGCCCAATGTGTGCCCGGCCCTGCACATGCCGTTGCAGTCGGGGTCGGACCGGATGCTGCGGGCGATGCGGCGCTCGTACCGCGCCGAGCGCTACCTCGGCATCATCGACCGCGTGCGGGCCGCGATGCCGCAGGCGGCAATCACCACCGACCTGATCGTCGGATTCCCCGGCGAAACCGAGGAGGACTTCGCGGCCACTCTCGACGTGGTGCGCCAGGCCCGGTTCGCGGCCGCGTTCACCTTCCAGTACTCGAAGCGGCCCGGAACCCCGGCCGCCGAACTCGACTGCCAGCTGCCGAAAGACGTTGTGCAGGAACGCTATATGCGACTTATCGAACTGCAGGAGCAAATCTCACTGGAGGGCAACCGTGAACTGATCGGCCAGCGGGTCGAATTGCTGGTCGCCACCGGCGAAGGCCGCAAGGATGCTCGCACCGCCCGCATGACCGGACGCGCGCGCGACGGCCGACTGGTGCACTTCACCGCCGACACCCGGGTGCGTCCCGGAGACATCGTCACCACCGCGGTCACCGAGGCCGCGCCGCACCACCTGATCGCCGACGCCGGCATCCTGACCCACCGCCGCACCCGGGCCGGTGACGCGCACGCCGCCGGCCGGCGTCCGCGCGGTATCGGTTTGGGTATGCCGGGCATCGGGCCGGCAATTCAACCAGTCGAAACCCAGGGGTGTGCCCGATGA
- a CDS encoding Rv2732c family membrane protein, translating into MTKEHTDFDALRAEIEAAERRVAREIDPGPRAFIVAILVFVLLGSFILPHTGQVRGWDVLFSSHGAGAAALSLPSKVFLWLTLVFGVGFSMVALLTRRWALAWIALAGSSIASATGLLAVWSRQTAAAGHPGPGIGLWIAWITVILLTFHWARVVWSRTIVQLAAEEQRRRISAEQQSKTLLETLGDQDAADGPEAPPDQAAGR; encoded by the coding sequence ATGACGAAAGAACACACGGACTTTGATGCGCTGCGCGCCGAGATCGAGGCCGCAGAACGCCGCGTTGCACGTGAAATCGACCCGGGTCCAAGGGCATTCATCGTCGCCATCCTGGTGTTCGTGCTGCTGGGATCGTTCATCTTGCCGCATACCGGCCAGGTCCGTGGCTGGGATGTATTGTTCAGCAGTCACGGCGCCGGTGCGGCCGCGTTGTCGTTGCCGTCGAAGGTATTCCTTTGGTTAACACTGGTTTTCGGCGTCGGCTTCTCGATGGTGGCATTGCTGACCCGCCGCTGGGCGCTGGCCTGGATCGCGCTCGCAGGCTCGTCGATAGCCAGCGCGACCGGGCTACTGGCGGTGTGGTCGCGCCAGACCGCGGCCGCCGGACACCCCGGCCCGGGGATCGGGCTGTGGATCGCGTGGATCACGGTGATCCTATTGACGTTCCACTGGGCCCGCGTGGTGTGGTCACGCACGATTGTGCAGCTCGCGGCCGAGGAGCAGCGACGCCGGATCAGCGCCGAGCAACAGTCCAAGACGCTGCTGGAGACCCTGGGTGACCAGGACGCCGCCGATGGTCCCGAGGCGCCGCCGGACCAGGCGGCGGGCCGCTAG
- a CDS encoding DUF349 domain-containing protein, translating to MTDDEPRSSDAPKPAPRPGPRPGPRPTPRPSAHPVVLPPASNPHRYGRVDDDGTVWLVSSAGERIIGSWQAGDPEAAFAHFGRRFEDLSTEVTLMEERLASGSGDARKIKANAAALAETLPTASVLGDVDALAGRLTILVEHAEASVAADRSRRDEHRAAQTARKEALAAEAEDLAANSTHWKLAGDRMREILDEWKTITGLDRKVDDALWKRYSAAREAFNRRRGSHFAELDRERAGVRQSKERLCERAEEMADSTDWAATSAEFRKLLTEWKSVGRATREVDDALWKRFKAAQDAFFSARNAVTAEKDQEFQANATAKEALLAEAEKIDTSNHEAARAALRSIADKWDAIGKVPRERSADLERRLRAVEKKVRDAGESNWSDPEAQARAEQFATRAEHYEQQARKAAAAGRTKEAEEAQANAEQWRQWAQAAAEALTRRA from the coding sequence ATGACCGATGACGAGCCCCGCTCCAGCGATGCGCCCAAGCCGGCACCACGTCCGGGTCCGCGACCGGGCCCCCGCCCGACACCGCGACCCAGCGCCCACCCGGTGGTGTTGCCACCGGCCAGCAATCCGCATCGGTACGGACGCGTCGACGACGACGGGACGGTATGGCTGGTCAGCTCGGCCGGCGAACGTATCATCGGCTCCTGGCAGGCCGGCGACCCTGAGGCCGCATTCGCCCACTTCGGCAGGCGATTCGAGGACCTGAGCACCGAGGTCACGCTGATGGAGGAGCGGCTGGCCTCCGGAAGCGGCGATGCCCGCAAGATCAAGGCCAACGCGGCCGCGCTGGCCGAGACATTGCCGACGGCCTCGGTGCTGGGCGACGTCGACGCGCTCGCCGGCCGGCTGACCATCCTGGTGGAGCACGCCGAGGCGTCGGTCGCCGCCGATCGCTCCCGCCGCGACGAGCATCGAGCCGCACAGACCGCCCGCAAAGAGGCGCTGGCCGCCGAGGCCGAGGATCTGGCCGCCAATTCGACGCACTGGAAGCTCGCCGGAGACCGGATGCGCGAGATTCTCGATGAGTGGAAGACGATCACCGGACTGGATCGCAAGGTCGACGACGCGCTGTGGAAGCGCTATTCGGCGGCGCGCGAAGCGTTCAACCGGAGGCGGGGCTCGCACTTCGCCGAGTTGGATCGCGAGCGCGCGGGCGTGCGGCAGTCCAAGGAGCGGCTGTGCGAGCGAGCCGAGGAGATGGCCGATTCTACGGACTGGGCCGCAACGAGCGCCGAATTCCGCAAGCTGCTGACTGAGTGGAAATCGGTAGGACGCGCGACCCGTGAGGTCGACGACGCGCTGTGGAAGCGCTTCAAGGCCGCCCAGGATGCCTTCTTCTCCGCCCGCAATGCCGTGACAGCGGAGAAAGATCAGGAGTTTCAGGCCAACGCCACCGCCAAGGAGGCGCTGCTGGCCGAGGCCGAGAAGATCGACACCAGCAACCACGAAGCCGCCCGGGCGGCGTTGCGGTCGATCGCCGACAAATGGGACGCGATCGGCAAGGTGCCCCGGGAACGGTCAGCCGACTTGGAGCGGCGGCTGCGTGCCGTCGAGAAGAAGGTGCGCGACGCCGGCGAATCCAATTGGTCTGACCCCGAAGCGCAGGCGCGTGCCGAGCAGTTCGCCACCCGCGCCGAACACTACGAGCAGCAGGCCCGCAAGGCGGCCGCCGCCGGCCGGACCAAGGAAGCCGAAGAGGCACAAGCCAACGCCGAACAGTGGCGGCAGTGGGCTCAAGCGGCCGCCGAGGCGCTGACCCGTAGGGCCTAG
- a CDS encoding DMT family transporter gives MEKTDIAVVLALLAAFASALGNVVRQRSAQEITDKPVGHLELFRMSVRDGKWWLGAGGAIANYALQAAALTLGSVMLVTSLQVTALLFALPIYARMTRRSVTRWEWTWALLLAAALAVVVVVGDPDPGASRGSVQTWMVVALVMGPALVFCVWGARKWPGSVAAVLLAIVAGSSLALFAVLTKAVVVIVGDGVGALLTAPEFYAWIAAALAGMIFQQSSFRAGSLTASLPTAVVAKPVVGSILGMAVLGEYLDCSGIAKVVLAVGVVVVVVATVALARGEAATMSSSFAEKLAKKALRRSGEVRLAEAECSS, from the coding sequence ATGGAGAAGACGGATATTGCGGTTGTTCTCGCCCTGCTCGCCGCGTTCGCGTCGGCACTGGGGAACGTCGTCCGTCAGCGTTCAGCGCAGGAGATCACCGACAAGCCGGTGGGCCACCTGGAGCTCTTCCGGATGTCGGTGCGCGACGGCAAGTGGTGGCTGGGGGCCGGCGGAGCCATCGCGAACTACGCCCTGCAGGCCGCCGCGTTGACGCTGGGCTCCGTGATGCTGGTCACGTCGTTGCAGGTAACGGCGCTGCTGTTCGCGCTGCCGATCTACGCGCGCATGACCCGGCGTTCGGTCACCCGCTGGGAATGGACCTGGGCGCTGCTGCTGGCCGCCGCGTTGGCGGTGGTGGTCGTGGTCGGCGATCCGGATCCCGGCGCCTCGCGCGGCTCGGTGCAAACCTGGATGGTGGTGGCCCTGGTAATGGGTCCAGCGCTGGTGTTCTGCGTATGGGGCGCGCGGAAGTGGCCCGGCTCGGTCGCCGCGGTGCTGCTGGCCATCGTCGCCGGTTCGTCGTTGGCGCTGTTCGCCGTCCTGACCAAGGCCGTGGTGGTGATCGTCGGAGACGGCGTCGGTGCGCTGTTGACCGCGCCCGAGTTCTACGCGTGGATAGCCGCTGCCCTGGCCGGGATGATCTTCCAGCAGTCGTCGTTCCGTGCCGGCTCGCTGACCGCCTCCCTGCCGACAGCGGTGGTGGCCAAGCCGGTGGTCGGTTCGATCCTGGGCATGGCGGTGCTCGGTGAGTACCTCGACTGCAGCGGAATCGCCAAGGTGGTGCTTGCCGTCGGCGTCGTGGTGGTGGTGGTCGCGACCGTGGCGCTAGCCCGCGGTGAGGCGGCGACCATGTCGAGCAGCTTCGCGGAGAAGCTGGCGAAAAAAGCGCTGCGCCGATCGGGTGAGGTGCGCCTCGCCGAGGCGGAGTGCAGCAGCTGA
- the miaA gene encoding tRNA (adenosine(37)-N6)-dimethylallyltransferase MiaA → MRPAPRPLAIIGPTGTGKSQLALDVVEQLSGEVGAEIVNADAMQFYRGMDIGTAKLPVDERRGIPHHQLDVLHVTQTATVARYQRAAAADIEAIAARGAVPVIVGGSMLYVQSLLDDWTFPATDAAVRARWEQRLAEFGVAALHAELARRDPAAAAAILPTDGRRTVRALEVVELTGQPFAASAPRIGAPRWGTAIVGLDCDTNILDERLARRTDSMFAQGLVDEVRGLLLEGLRDGVTASRALGYAQVLAALDADDPAALRDAQELTFVGTRRYVRRQRSWFRRDHRVHWVDVGAATESDRARVVADTLRAWRHVP, encoded by the coding sequence GTGAGACCAGCCCCGCGACCGCTGGCGATCATCGGCCCCACCGGGACCGGCAAGTCGCAGCTGGCCCTCGACGTCGTCGAGCAACTAAGCGGCGAGGTGGGTGCCGAGATCGTCAACGCCGACGCCATGCAGTTCTACCGCGGCATGGACATCGGGACGGCGAAGCTGCCCGTCGACGAACGCCGCGGCATCCCGCATCACCAGCTCGACGTCCTGCACGTCACCCAGACCGCGACCGTCGCCCGCTATCAGCGAGCCGCCGCCGCGGATATCGAGGCGATCGCGGCCCGCGGGGCGGTGCCGGTCATCGTGGGCGGCTCGATGCTCTACGTCCAGTCGCTGCTGGACGACTGGACGTTTCCCGCCACCGACGCCGCGGTACGGGCGCGCTGGGAACAACGGCTCGCCGAGTTCGGCGTGGCCGCGCTGCACGCCGAGCTGGCCCGCCGCGATCCGGCCGCCGCCGCGGCGATCCTGCCCACCGATGGCCGCCGCACGGTGCGCGCGCTCGAGGTTGTCGAGCTCACCGGCCAGCCGTTCGCGGCGTCCGCGCCCCGCATCGGCGCTCCCCGGTGGGGCACCGCCATCGTTGGATTAGATTGTGACACAAACATTCTCGACGAGAGATTGGCCCGCCGCACCGACAGCATGTTCGCCCAAGGCCTAGTCGACGAGGTGCGCGGGCTGCTACTCGAGGGCTTGCGCGACGGCGTCACCGCGTCACGCGCGCTGGGCTACGCGCAGGTGCTCGCCGCGCTGGATGCCGACGATCCCGCGGCGTTGCGCGACGCGCAGGAGCTGACGTTCGTGGGTACCCGCCGCTATGTGCGACGGCAACGGTCGTGGTTTCGCCGCGATCACCGCGTGCACTGGGTCGACGTGGGCGCCGCGACCGAGTCGGACCGCGCCCGCGTCGTCGCCGACACCTTGCGGGCGTGGCGGCACGTACCCTGA
- the dapF gene encoding diaminopimelate epimerase has translation MIFAKGHGTQNDFVLLPDLDAELPLTPARVAALCDRRRGLGADGVLRITTAGAALKVGVLDRLPDGVGPDDWYLDYRNADGSTAQMCGNGVRVFAHYLRASGLETRDEFVVGSLAGPRMVTMHHADPTNADVTVDMGKANRVGAGEAVIGGRRLRGLAIDVGNPHLACVDPQLTSDDLAALDVAAPVQFDRAQFPDGVNVEVLTAAAGGVVQMRVHERGVGETRSCGTGTVAAAVAALAEAGADTGTLTVRVPGGDVVVTITDATSYLRGPSVLLARGLVSEDWWNAQ, from the coding sequence ATGATCTTCGCCAAGGGCCACGGCACCCAGAACGACTTCGTGCTGCTGCCCGACCTCGACGCCGAGCTGCCGCTCACCCCGGCCCGCGTGGCCGCGCTGTGCGACCGCCGCCGCGGGCTGGGCGCCGACGGCGTGCTGCGGATCACCACCGCGGGTGCCGCCTTGAAAGTCGGTGTGCTCGATCGCCTGCCCGACGGTGTCGGCCCCGACGACTGGTACCTGGACTACCGCAACGCCGACGGCTCGACGGCGCAGATGTGCGGCAACGGCGTGCGGGTGTTCGCTCATTACCTGCGAGCCAGCGGCCTAGAGACGCGCGACGAGTTCGTCGTCGGATCGCTGGCCGGGCCGCGGATGGTCACCATGCACCACGCCGACCCCACCAACGCCGACGTCACCGTCGACATGGGCAAGGCCAACCGGGTGGGCGCGGGGGAGGCCGTCATCGGTGGCAGGCGCTTGCGCGGGTTGGCGATCGACGTCGGCAACCCGCACCTGGCGTGCGTCGACCCGCAGCTGACTAGCGACGACCTCGCCGCGCTGGATGTCGCCGCGCCGGTGCAGTTCGACCGGGCGCAGTTCCCGGACGGCGTCAACGTCGAAGTACTCACCGCGGCCGCCGGGGGCGTGGTGCAGATGCGGGTCCATGAGCGTGGGGTCGGCGAAACCCGTTCGTGCGGAACCGGAACCGTCGCGGCGGCGGTGGCCGCGCTCGCCGAGGCCGGGGCCGACACGGGCACGCTGACCGTCCGGGTGCCCGGCGGCGACGTCGTCGTCACCATTACCGACGCCACCAGCTACCTGCGCGGGCCGTCGGTGCTGCTGGCCCGTGGCCTAGTGAGCGAGGACTGGTGGAACGCCCAATAA